From the genome of Papaver somniferum cultivar HN1 chromosome 2, ASM357369v1, whole genome shotgun sequence, one region includes:
- the LOC113352622 gene encoding uncharacterized protein LOC113352622, with product MCPKELWDALASRFGSIEDCLLPQLNEHWNDIRFLDYVKVSDFQRDMLKLQAQLNFCGIKLTDKDLIQKTLSTFPLSSVILSNQYRIQVDNKRITTFSKLINLFRVAERHNEVIANSNARAPGKKKIPEANYGKDNKGKHPKEKRVKNDDSYSHAPYSGEDNNPRGRGQRGHRGKGHGREGHSNTWSRDVTSGPSGRGNIVEKAHKNFMPKKVENDNAPCYRCGISEHWYQQCKASAKVADSYKKYRESIDQEAHCVEEHDHTPDVNLTISDFQGKKNHALMETPDFD from the coding sequence ATGTGTCCTAAAGAACTGTGGGATGCATTAGCAAGCCGTTTTGGGAGCATTGAGGATTGTCTTCTCCCACAGTTGAATGAACATTGGAATGACATTCGTtttcttgattatgtgaaggtaagtgatttCCAAAGAGATATGCTTAAGCTACAAGCACAACTCAATTTCTGTGGGATAAAACTCACAGATAAAGATTTGATTCAAAAGACATTGTCTACTTTCCCTTTGTCATCTGTTATTCTATCTAACCAATACCGCATACAGGTTGATAATAAAAGAATAACAACTTTCAGCAAGTTGATCAACTTATTTCGGGTGGCCGAAAGGCACAATGAAGTTATAGCAAACAGCAATGCTAGAGCCCCCGGGAAGAAGAAAATTCCCGAGGCTAACTATGGCAAGGATAACAAAGGAAAACACCCCAAAGAAAAGAGGGTTAAAAATGATGATTCATATTCTCATGCTCCATACTCAGGAGAGGATAATAACCCACGTGGAAGAGGACAAAGAGGTCATCGTGGAAAGGGACATGGGCGTGAGGGCCATTCAAATACCTGGTCTAGAGATGTTACTTCTGGACCTAGTGGTAGGGGCAACATTGTTGAAAAAGCACATAAGAACTTCATGCCTAAGAAGGTCGAGAATGACAATGCACCTTGTTACAGGTGTGGAATCTCCGAACATTGGTACCAGCAATGCAAAGCTAGTGCCAAAGTAGCAGACAGCTACAAAAAGTACCGGGAATCTATAGATCAAGAAGCTCACTGTGTGGAAGAACATGATCATACCCCAGATGTCAACTTGACCATTTCAGACTTCCAGGGAAAAAAGAACCATGCCCTTATGGAAACACCTGACTTTGATtga